The sequence TTTCCAGCTCTGATACATACTCCGGTATGTGAGTAACCACTTTGTCAACGTAGTGTTGTACCAGAGAACAcaccacctgtgtgtgtgtgtgtatgcgtgggTGTGGGTAAGTACATGAATTCCCTTATAAGGTAACTAATGCGCTACCACATTGATTTGTATGTATAGCGCACGCATTTTCCCAGAAAACGGACGATTTGGGAAATAAATAAATCGCTGATCTAAGCACATATTATTGTAGctctaccaaacagctactaagtgaatcttttagttttgatatcgGACCTTCcttactcaagttatggcctctcaaagttaACTACGAAAACAGCCATTTTAGAAAAAACACCCACtaatagcccacgcttttttttcagaaaatggacaatttgggtCCAAAATAAATCACCGATTTAACCGCACCATATTGTAGCAATACCAGACAGCTACTTAAAAAACAATAACTTTTGGAAATCAGAcgttcgcaacacaagttatggacaaTTAAAGATAGCTTCGAAAGCAGGCCTGATTGAGccacttatagcccacgcttctTTTGTGGCTAATGCAAATAAGATTAAAGTACATGGATCACATGATCTGATAGCTCACCTCAGCGAACACCTCCAGGTAGGTGGTATGCACATCTCTGTCTTCCTGACCCAGCCCCTGAACAAACTCCAGTCCGTGGTGAAGGTAGAAGAACATCTGGTAACTTGACGAAGTAAACTTCTGTTTCTCGTGAGAAGCAAACTGAAAGTGAAAGTAGTAATTAATGTTAAACATCATATCATCTAGGTAATAATAATAGGGTACTTTCAAGTATCAGGTTTTGTACGTATTACAAATTGAGTCGGCAATGTTCAAACTCTAGCTCTAAGCTGGCCcctaattataataaataataaggTATCACAGATCTAGAACTGGATATTTAAGACGAGCAAATGGCTTACATGAAAagtgtttttgtcatcttccCAGGCATTGTTGACAAAGACGATTCCTTCGTTCAGATAGCCAGTCAACCATAGCTTACCACAGGGGAAGAACCAGCGAGGGTAGTCAGGGGTCAGATCCTTGTACATGGGCACGCGACGAATCTCTGATTCATACAACCCCTGAACCTGCacattgggggggggggtctcaAAACTTATTGCAACCCCCAGATTATGCACAGTAACGAGAGCATCTGTACCCATCGCAAATTTCAACCGCCAGATGAGCATAGAGTACAATTGTGAACCCATTGTAAATGTTAACGAACTTGTGAATCTCTAAGTTAGGTAGCTGTCTGGATAAACAAgtcagctgtgtgtgtgtgtgtgtgtgcataagaTAACTCACAATAAAGAAGAGACTGATGTATTCCTTGGGAGGGAAGAGCTCCAGGTTAGCAGGAGCGGCAAACAGCCCATCAATGGTCTCAGAGAACCATCGCCATAGCTCCCCAGCTGACACATCTCCAAGGTTGAACGTGCAAAACCTGGGaaagagataattatattagttTACTGTTACACAATTCTAAGGAATGCACACAGTTGAAGGGTTACTTGTACATGTCATTCTTTTAAGTCACAACTTACTTAGCTATACTGGGAGCGTAAACTTTTCTATCCTCGTTGATGACGGCTTTCATCTGCTTGAGCACACTGTAGAAGAACTGGAATGGAGCGCCAGCTGTGCTGAGCCCAGGATGTTTGCTGTTGTCTTCGACCATGCTATTCTGCACTATAAATTCAAAGGTGCTTTTCACACACTCCTGCAAAAAAAAGAATGTTATGAGATAGCAAAAAACAGTCCAAGTAGTATGAGAGCAAAAAAAGAGGAAAAAATATATGACCTCGACGTGATTCGAACACGCAACCTTCTGATCTGGAGTCAGACGCGCTACCGTTGCGCCACGAAATCAACTTGCAAATGCAACGTTTCATTACAGTACTTAATCTCACGACATACGGAAGTCTCCAAACACATTGCATACCTTCATGTTTTCCAGAATAAGATGCTCCAGTTTAAAGTTACAGGGAAAGCCCATAGCCTGCGAAGCACCATAGCAACCTGCATGCTAGTATAAAATATGGCTCACCTGCTGCTGAAATTCCAAAACTGTTTCCATAAGTTGACAAGTTTCAACCAGTTCTGCAAGCTTTTGCTGATCGTGGGGGGGATAAAACTCCTACAAAAAGATTACATACGTAGTTTCAAGGGTACAGAATAATGAGATCGTTCTCACCCGGTATTGTTGTAAGTCCAGTTTGAGTGAGGTCATCAGTTTGTCCAATAGTCTCGAGAAGTTGTCTCTCTGTAAAAGCACATTTATATACCCCCAGGGTATAATACGTACATCGTACAAGGTTACTATTATTAGGTATAGCCTAGGCTAATAAAAATGTGTGTCCAGTTTATTTCAGGTTACCtacttaattataattgtagcGCTACGTACATGAACATGTGCTTCTATGGAGATGTACTTTAAAAGTTATAAAGGAAACTATATGCTCACCCCAAAGTTGCTGGCGTCCATATACTCCTCCATGAGGACGGTAGCTCCTACGGCTCTGGAGGCGTGGTCAGCCGCAACATGAAGGAACATCTTGAACTTGAGATTCTTGAGGAGATTGTCGATCATGATAAGGGCCGACTTGAGGGAGTGGTGGTTCACTAGGAGCTCTATATGGCTGCATAGGGAGGGGTAATGTTAAGTTGTACGTGTGTTTTGAAACCTTAGTTGTAACTGTGTCTAAATGAGAAACACTGCATCCAATGGAGGAAGGAACTTTAAGCAATATAATACTATCAGAATGGAATACAAACACTGTGCTAGCCGATGTATACTTACACCATCATTCTGAAGATAGGCTCCACGGCGTATCTGAGGGCAAACTCATCGATAATCTCCTGGGAGACGGAGGGGAGGAACTTGACAGAGAAGGCATCATCGTCGCCAGGTGGctaggaggggggggggggggtaagttGTGCAACATACATAGTCTATCAATTAGTGCAATAAACTTCAGACTCACTTTGGTAGGGATGGAAACAAGAGGTTGGTTGCTGTTAAGATGACAGTGAAGGAACAGTTGCTGTAAACAGAGCAAAATTAAGGCCATAATATTGACgccataataattactatTATCGATAGCTAGACAGTGACCTAGTAGCTCACCTCGTGTAGCTTCATGTACTGCTGATGAAAGGGAGTGATAACTTTGTCCCCCTCAACGTGAGCGGCAATGCTCAGCTTGAGATGTCCGCACACCTCCGGACCTTTCACAGTTCTCTTGGCTACAGGTATTGATATTGTGATCCAAGCCAAACAACACACGGTACaattacaatgtacagtacatgtatcaatgggctactaaaattaatacatcttttagttttgatatcgGAATGATATCGGACATTCCTAACACAAATTATGGACCACCAAAGTAAGCTCAAAAACAGGCCAATTtcagaaaagaaaaaaaaaccACTTTTAGGCTGCGATTTTTCCTAGAAATGTTGTGGTCTCACCTAGCTTGTACCAGACGTCCTGAGGGGGTCCCACTCTCCGCACTTCAATGATCTTCTCCCCTATGAAAGTGTCCCCCTCCTTGGTGAGCCTGTGGGCCATGCGAGACAGTGCCGTATCTCTCTCCACCCTGATGGAGGAGAGGGGGGAGGTGACATGACAACATGATCAGAGGATACAATTGGTCCTAATTATAAGGCAGGCTgtcggtacatgtatatcaaatAAATAAGTTCAATTTCACCGATATCTATTGATCCATTAATTGGTATACATaaacatacataataattattattattgcccAGTCTATTGAACAGACCACCATCTTTACACAGAGCTTAGCGCTGATAGACAAATGTTCCCTCGTATACATAAAGAGGGGGTGCTCTCAAACATGCGTGCGCACACTCACCATACGCGTATCTGGATGGCTTCATGATAGTTGTAACAGAGGCTGCAGTGAACAAAATCACATGATcatcacatgataattattgtacagaaaATGACAACTTTTAATTCTCAAACCAACAATAATGCATATACATGAATTAAAAATGCTGCTTCCACTGAAAAGATGAAGCTGTTCCGTACATACAACTGGATACGCTCATACGCAAGTAGATCGAATcgtttaataataatttatggaTATTTAAAGGTAGAACTTACAATGAGAAGTCTTCGTTCCAATATGGAGGGCTCTTATCGGCTGATGTACGTTTGAACGCTTTGGTCCTCTTAGTGTTGTCTCCAAGGGCAACAGACACGTAGATCTTGTGATCTGTACCGATGGCAATACACAAACGTCAATGTTGAACCGGTCAAATTTGCCCTCAAAGGCATAATGAAATATACTCAATGTTCAACATAAGCACAGAACTAGTGATGTAGCTACATAGCACTCACCGCTCTCTTTGAACTGCAAACCTTGAGACCCAATAACTACAAAGAGAACAAATTAGACCAATTTTGAAACTTTGTCACTAATTAGTACCAATGTTGAAGAACAAATTAGACCAATTTTGAAACTTTGTCACTAATTAGTACCAATGTTGATGCCAACATGCAGTAATCTGTacacataccacacatacgcccacacactgtaccATTGACTGTAACCTCTGCACTGAAGTTCTGTGCCATCTGGAGTATTTTGTCTTTGGTCTCCGTGGCGATGGCCTCGTGCTCCCGTTGGGGTACATCAAATGCTTCTCGTATGAGTTGGAACCGGTTGGCATGGTTCACTTCCATACGATGCATCTTGTCATTAATGGCTGACTCTTGATCATGAACTGAGGAGGATAGGGGGCAGTAGAACAAGAGcttaattagcataattatattataatagagttggtataatagctagctactgctaATATGGGGATTGCAATATTATACAATCATTGCCTAAGGGAATACGTACATTACGCTAGCTGCTTGTTCATTCattggctacatgtacgtatcaaAATAGTGACTCACTGAAGCAATCTTGGCTGGCTAGAGTGGAGCACCTCTCATGACACACCTTACCACAGCCTGCAATAGTGTATAACAATGAATCAAGGTACTAAGGGGCATTCCATCTCTTCTACCATTGTTGAACAAGTTTTGGAGCTATCAATTACTGTTTCTAttacaactagagcactacaaggtgtgtgtacccccAGAGGAGGGAGCTAGGGGGTACTACAAGGACCCCCTGTTTGTGTGACCCCAGAGGAGGGGGCTAGGGGGTATTACAAGGATCCCCTGTTTGTGTAACCCCCAGAGGAAGGAGCTAGGGGGTACTATATACAAGGTTCTCACGTTCACACTTGACCCCCTGTTTGTGCAACCCCCAGAGGAGGGAGCTACACTCGGAGCAGTTGGTGGGTTTACGGGCAGACCAGACCTCAAACATGTGGTTGTCAGGTTCTGAGGCAGGATACACCAGAGCCTCCACCGTACGCCTGTACACATGCATCCTCtgcacggggggggggggtagagaTCACATGATCATCACTGGCTCTACATATAAATCTACGCCAAAATTAAactgttatatacatgtagtcctACAGGAAAAACGGTCGAATGGTGCCAGGGACCGGTAAATAAAATCATGACGACATTATAGGATGGTTAAAGACAGCAGTTTTTAATGCACACTGTTTTAAAAGTTCACTTACAATATCTTCATCGATGTAGTGTTTTCTGCTACGCCGGATTTTTTTCACATCAATCACGCTCCGAGAACGAGTACGGAACTCAGTCTAGAAGAAGGGGGAGGGGTATTAGGAGTGGCAACTATGGCTATAGGGCTTACATTGACGTTGCTGAAGTACTTGATACTGTCCACCAGCTCATTCTTAGCTTCGCTCAGCTTCTTGTAGCTCTGCAGCTGGTTCACCCTGGAGGCATACAGAACATCATCGGATAGTCACTACTCAAAACAAGctagagaacgtggctagaaatTAACCTATGTAATTATCGGGCTCAAATTTAGAATTTTATGGGTACATAATATTTTTAGCCAAAGTGCTTAGTTGTACTCGCATTGCAAtcattgagcagttacagctagaatacacagacacacacgcacgcacgcacgcacgcacgcgcacacacacacacacacacacacacagtcagttttACTGTATCCCTCTTGTGGCTACGGCCTaaggcatataattataacaaaggGCATGTAATGGCCTCTATCCAACAGAACAGTTCACTAACACGAATCAACGCAACAATATCTTTATTAAGCTATACTCACAGCTCCACAAGAGTGATGGCTCCACTCCCAAATAGCCCTGCAAAGCTGCTCGTATTCGACTTCATGTTTTCTCGTATCTCAGGCAGCAGCTGTTCGTACGCCTTCCTCCATAGCATCACATACCTGTTTGGAGAACTCCCCACACCTACCTCCGATGTCATGCTTCCTGGACCATCACAATGACTAGGGGGAGACCAGGAATCAAGGAAAATAGGTTGTCGTTATACTAAAGATACCAATTTGGTGCTCCagctatgtatgtatgtaacgCCAGTGCTAAATcaaacggccataactttagttccgttgatccaatcacattaattttctgaaagcttagaaagagacatTTCAAATGGTGTTTTAATCCAACATTTCgctggggccataatttggcatttttcggccttggaccatgggctataatccatggtatttggccAAAATTGGCAAATTTTTTCATAtctcaaatatgaacattGGTGATatataccatttgaaaggtatctttctaagctttcataaaattataaaatcgttgaaattggacccCCAGAATTTTTAAAGAGCCGACTCTGATACTCTAAAAATGCTGGGgacccacacactcactcaatATCTGGTGTCCTGACTTCGTGCGCCCGTTGCAGTCCCCTCCTCTTAGCACTGGCTGAGGCTCCATTCTCGCTCTGTGATTGGTCGCTCATGGCCATGGTACGAGTATCCACGGCGACAGATGATGGAACTCTCAGGCTATCCGAGCCGATAGATGATCGTTTCTTGTCGTCCAACCGCGATAGAGAAGCAGACATCGGGTGGAGGTTTCTGTCCTCAAAAGGCTTCCTCttgtggtccactgtgtgggagTGTACGAGTGGACTCCGCCCAGGAGACCCTTGTCTGACTGGGGGTGAGCCCCTGCTACTTGCTCCGTTATAAGCGTGTTTCTTGACATGACGGGGAGATAAAGACCTCCTTCGCACTCCAGTGGAGTCACTACATTTGGCACTTCCGTCACATTCCCAGTCGAAATCGGGGAAATCAAGATCATCGCTATTGACTGAGTATCTTTGTCGCTGGTGTTCGAAATTTTCCTCATAATCAGAGATAGGTACTCCAACCTCAATGGTGCTGCTATCTAATGATGTGCTCGAGCCACCCAGCACCTGTCGAATCATGCTACAAGAGAAAGAGGGGGTGGGAGGGTGTGGTTTACAAAACAAAAGATAGGTTTACTGAGTAGTACTCTAGGCCTATTACTATACAGTCCTTTTCAAGTAGGGTTAAATACCATTCAAAATTGAatgtagcctcgttcccaggccgatttgtcgcaactagcgttattttagagacaaatcggcctgggaacgaagCTAAGTTGAATGTTGCAATGAGTATAacaccactaaaccacaaagctgAGTTTAGCTTTAGGTACGGTGGGCTGTCACTTCAACAATCCACTTTGAATGAATGTATTCAACCAACTGTACTTAAAAAGCACTGTAGCCTAAGGCGTACTGTACCTTGGTATGATGGAATGTAGGGCGGGGTCAGGGGAGGGGGACAGTGATTGCGGGGGCAGTGATCGTGGAGACAGTGATCGCGAGGAAAGTGAGTGTGACCGTGATTGTGAGGGGGAGAGTACGCCTGAGGAGCTCCTTGAGGGGGTGGATGGGGGGACAGGAGAACTTGGAACGTGGGCGAGgttagtgggtggggctgccaATTCAAGATCAGGGTTAGGGGATGAAGCTAAGATTGGTTTTGGTCAGGAATGGTTGTGAATGTGAAGTAGTGGTTGGGGGGGGGTTGAAATAGATTGGATTGTGGCTTATTGGGAATTATAGACACAGCTATAATCAGGAGAGCTTGTATATAGTACAAACATTCAATTTCTCTGAGTTAGTTGATAATGCACTAACTCTAACCACCACTATATATACCACCCAATATTACAGAGTCCTCTTCGTACCGGCTCTGTTTTTGTGTGATCTGTGATCAAGTTACCTAGCTCTCCAGTCACTATCTGCTGCTGTTGACGCTCGATGGTCTCCACCTGTGGAAACAGAACGTAGTATTGAGGGGGTGTAGTAGGGGGGGTAgtattgggggggggggtcctTGTAAGCACACACCTCCTGTTGCAAAACATTGTCCAGTTTACGTAGTTTCTCGTCGAGCATCTGAGCGATATCTTCTGGCAAGTCTGcgaaataaaaataataataaacagAACAGTGTCAGCATTTAATAACTATTTCACTCCCAAGTTGTGAGACGGTTCAGGGGGGGTGGTTCTCTACCCACTACCGTATggagggtatatttcgagggtgtaaattttcgtggttttcgcggattaagcatgtaccgcgaacatttataaccgtgaatttaatatcgcatgcatgcatgctgcaaaaaggctactattccacgaaaaataaatccgcaaaaacctttctaaaggcatttccgcgaaaatttataccctcgaaatatattcgctatacggtatatacaatATAGCTCACATGACTAGCACGGATTCCACTATGAAAGCCCACCACCACTTATAACAACATTATGTAACTATtaataacacacacacacctagctCTACATACTGTTAGCTGGCACTTTTACACTTGCTGTAGAAACCTTACCCGGAGGAAGTTCAAAGTGCACGTCGACAAGTAGTTGATGGTCCGTGGGAACCTGACTACCATTGTCCGCGGGTAGGAGGAGCTTgtaccacaccccctctccTTTCTGGGGGTGGGGGGTTGAGATAG comes from Halichondria panicea chromosome 7, odHalPani1.1, whole genome shotgun sequence and encodes:
- the LOC135338351 gene encoding phorbol ester/diacylglycerol-binding protein unc-13-like isoform X2, translating into MATSKLWIHVLSGLVQDSDTAPVYVYLRVGEATKKTVKAPPPDPQWNYDCVFEVDPNDVFGSVILELYRTKLFVLSDLVGVASVPLASVRHSNKKGEGVWYKLLLPADNGSQVPTDHQLLVDVHFELPPDLPEDIAQMLDEKLRKLDNVLQQEVETIERQQQQIVTGELAPPTNLAHVPSSPVPPSTPSRSSSGVLSPSQSRSHSLSSRSLSPRSLPPQSLSPSPDPALHSIIPSMIRQVLGGSSTSLDSSTIEVGVPISDYEENFEHQRQRYSVNSDDLDFPDFDWECDGSAKCSDSTGVRRRSLSPRHVKKHAYNGASSRGSPPVRQGSPGRSPLVHSHTVDHKRKPFEDRNLHPMSASLSRLDDKKRSSIGSDSLRVPSSVAVDTRTMAMSDQSQSENGASASAKRRGLQRAHEVRTPDIDHCDGPGSMTSEVGVGSSPNRYVMLWRKAYEQLLPEIRENMKSNTSSFAGLFGSGAITLVELVNQLQSYKKLSEAKNELVDSIKYFSNVNTEFRTRSRSVIDVKKIRRSRKHYIDEDIRMHVYRRTVEALVYPASEPDNHMFEVWSARKPTNCSECSSLLWGLHKQGVKCERCGKVCHERCSTLASQDCFIHDQESAINDKMHRMEVNHANRFQLIREAFDVPQREHEAIATETKDKILQMAQNFSAEVTVNVIGSQGLQFKESDHKIYVSVALGDNTKRTKAFKRTSADKSPPYWNEDFSFLCYNYHEAIQIRVWVERDTALSRMAHRLTKEGDTFIGEKIIEVRRVGPPQDVWYKLAKRTVKGPEVCGHLKLSIAAHVEGDKVITPFHQQYMKLHEQLFLHCHLNSNQPLVSIPTKPPGDDDAFSVKFLPSVSQEIIDEFALRYAVEPIFRMMVHIELLVNHHSLKSALIMIDNLLKNLKFKMFLHVAADHASRAVGATVLMEEYMDASNFGRDNFSRLLDKLMTSLKLDLQQYREFYPPHDQQKLAELVETCQLMETVLEFQQQAMGFPCNFKLEHLILENMKECVKSTFEFIVQNSMVEDNSKHPGLSTAGAPFQFFYSVLKQMKAVINEDRKVYAPSIAKFCTFNLGDVSAGELWRWFSETIDGLFAAPANLELFPPKEYISLFFIVQGLYESEIRRVPMYKDLTPDYPRWFFPCGKLWLTGYLNEGIVFVNNAWEDDKNTFHFASHEKQKFTSSSYQMFFYLHHGLEFVQGLGQEDRDVHTTYLEVFAEVVCSLVQHYVDKVVTHIPEYVSELETVCMLLNNLQSLRVNVQTLFSQMGGENSGPKVSKILQEFQSGVLSKEHSSWCTFVAKSLIPHILREVGTLQTELLKLKGQSSVERKQVKVIVRPLLDMLTEKARTIAETCEQGIMSKVIKEVWYICLDSLHRMLLPMLKWEQQEGSQSTPVQFPKHHFTGRQCAALDIAMDILKDFFSAAGSQGIKLSTIEKGLKQLKGVIGLYRETTEMLITDFILEETSGGAQATEEFCGEVFVEIDAYSHPTTGELEGLIRVMSATNLSLKGVSAQALKPFIELHLISSSVSSGSKRAFKTSSKGGTSPNFNENFKFTLPNWEHSELQVIAKNSATFGFGKDKIIGIAVIPFVSVIKDPSLALGLSPRLRLSDRGQAILNVLSVRTFDNFAKEFIALKDFHQRPVSMEGLEQ
- the LOC135338351 gene encoding phorbol ester/diacylglycerol-binding protein unc-13-like isoform X1; amino-acid sequence: MATSKLWIHVLSGLVQDSDTAPVYVYLRVGEATKKTVKAPPPDPQWNYDCVFEVDPNDVFGSVILELYRTKLFVLSDLVGVASVPLASVRHSNKKGEGVWYKLLLPADNGSQVPTDHQLLVDVHFELPPDLPEDIAQMLDEKLRKLDNVLQQEVETIERQQQQIVTGELASSPNPDLELAAPPTNLAHVPSSPVPPSTPSRSSSGVLSPSQSRSHSLSSRSLSPRSLPPQSLSPSPDPALHSIIPSMIRQVLGGSSTSLDSSTIEVGVPISDYEENFEHQRQRYSVNSDDLDFPDFDWECDGSAKCSDSTGVRRRSLSPRHVKKHAYNGASSRGSPPVRQGSPGRSPLVHSHTVDHKRKPFEDRNLHPMSASLSRLDDKKRSSIGSDSLRVPSSVAVDTRTMAMSDQSQSENGASASAKRRGLQRAHEVRTPDIDHCDGPGSMTSEVGVGSSPNRYVMLWRKAYEQLLPEIRENMKSNTSSFAGLFGSGAITLVELVNQLQSYKKLSEAKNELVDSIKYFSNVNTEFRTRSRSVIDVKKIRRSRKHYIDEDIRMHVYRRTVEALVYPASEPDNHMFEVWSARKPTNCSECSSLLWGLHKQGVKCERCGKVCHERCSTLASQDCFIHDQESAINDKMHRMEVNHANRFQLIREAFDVPQREHEAIATETKDKILQMAQNFSAEVTVNVIGSQGLQFKESDHKIYVSVALGDNTKRTKAFKRTSADKSPPYWNEDFSFLCYNYHEAIQIRVWVERDTALSRMAHRLTKEGDTFIGEKIIEVRRVGPPQDVWYKLAKRTVKGPEVCGHLKLSIAAHVEGDKVITPFHQQYMKLHEQLFLHCHLNSNQPLVSIPTKPPGDDDAFSVKFLPSVSQEIIDEFALRYAVEPIFRMMVHIELLVNHHSLKSALIMIDNLLKNLKFKMFLHVAADHASRAVGATVLMEEYMDASNFGRDNFSRLLDKLMTSLKLDLQQYREFYPPHDQQKLAELVETCQLMETVLEFQQQAMGFPCNFKLEHLILENMKECVKSTFEFIVQNSMVEDNSKHPGLSTAGAPFQFFYSVLKQMKAVINEDRKVYAPSIAKFCTFNLGDVSAGELWRWFSETIDGLFAAPANLELFPPKEYISLFFIVQGLYESEIRRVPMYKDLTPDYPRWFFPCGKLWLTGYLNEGIVFVNNAWEDDKNTFHFASHEKQKFTSSSYQMFFYLHHGLEFVQGLGQEDRDVHTTYLEVFAEVVCSLVQHYVDKVVTHIPEYVSELETVCMLLNNLQSLRVNVQTLFSQMGGENSGPKVSKILQEFQSGVLSKEHSSWCTFVAKSLIPHILREVGTLQTELLKLKGQSSVERKQVKVIVRPLLDMLTEKARTIAETCEQGIMSKVIKEVWYICLDSLHRMLLPMLKWEQQEGSQSTPVQFPKHHFTGRQCAALDIAMDILKDFFSAAGSQGIKLSTIEKGLKQLKGVIGLYRETTEMLITDFILEETSGGAQATEEFCGEVFVEIDAYSHPTTGELEGLIRVMSATNLSLKGVSAQALKPFIELHLISSSVSSGSKRAFKTSSKGGTSPNFNENFKFTLPNWEHSELQVIAKNSATFGFGKDKIIGIAVIPFVSVIKDPSLALGLSPRLRLSDRGQAILNVLSVRTFDNFAKEFIALKDFHQRPVSMEGLEQ